The Oscarella lobularis chromosome 9, ooOscLobu1.1, whole genome shotgun sequence genome includes a window with the following:
- the LOC136191064 gene encoding uncharacterized protein isoform X4, which yields MNAEADVKRTGEFGRSPLLAACENDVEIVKLLIDAGADVNEADEFGRFPLLAACEKSDIEIVKLLILAGAEVQKTDENGRFSLLAACECEKSDVEIVDLLIDAGAEVNRADKYERFSLLAACRKNDVETAKLLINAGADVRRTDKFGTFPLLAACENSAIECVKLLIGAGVDINKADQKLLWRFPLLLAACQKSDVHFVKTLIEAGVDVNKVANDLFKKVPLLAACEKGEVGIVQILIDAGADLNKTDVYGMFPLLAACEKGDVKIVKILINAGGNCNEADVYGIFPLLTACEKGNEEIAQRLINAGADVNKQVVYGILPWLVENEFGDVKNTKRLIDAGADANKADKIGKSPLLAACEIGDVKIAKSLIEAGADVNKADVSGKVSLSTACGRGDVEIAKLLIGAGADVNKADKLEKAPLLVACEKGDVEIAKLLIGAGADINKADKFKKTPILTVCKTFDAEIAKLLISAGAEVDKHLFAACEEGNDEIVKLLIGAGADVNKTDKFKSAPLLAACKQCKVYRYTVKLLIDAGGDVNKADKFGNVPLLAACEKGDVDIARLLIIAGADVHKADKYLLVAYLKGNVKLVKLLIDAGGDVNKADEFGNVPLLAACEEGDVEIANLLINAGADVHKADKYLLVAYLKGNFKLSKLLIDAGGDVNKADEFKNVPLLVACKKGDIEFTTMLINAGADVNKTDKKGRTALYIACSSGNYSIGVFLLKSCPNLADSGKSSLKFILQRHQFSTEISTVAVNLVKTIVTRSPFLTTLRNEDDYLYHDLPCPVELKRILVGFWIQYQYRELYAQGTTKPNAVKVCVIGEARAGKTTLIKSLRNVHWTEGGDDRRTASVDVTTANIESVGKLVFCDFAGQPFFHKTHGLFFSTSSTIFLLVVDVTLDDEELRKSSHYWASFVKCSVPLSGKAHVLVIGSRKDLLSQSSLKTAITNLQSLLAYLQSTFGRWFNFSKNAFILNCRQRRSFEMSLFLQTLREVKILALQAADEVPRIVETAKETLLPLLRNVGCTKASLFQKFTSSLLSVVSNSHGLAQDVRQNVISVLKNYGFISDSNKMKKPACVRFIKADVFKKIMLESVCAGFSEQVQSLLVEFLQAIGEILVIGDTVILDPPWLCQNVVGPLLSPKIFPIHLDSSLSGTASKENIQSVLEIFNKRKWDDVDHTISLLRRLEICYPVLEQTETYQFPALIEEHRPPHAWRKNPDMTVYVGRRLMSEEITDIITPGTMPFIQSSARNASCFRPSEPIVWQGGLLIKRTIGSHFVEGMIVFQNREKAMDFIVRGPEHSEKQCMKHLRDLMDVGMEVLLVKSPGTTRTLWYISRTELEALKDFPLAHKSQTVEETIKMSKYLNAKVCQKGIEDTLKDLLALPDDHFTFVPYEARCTICECLDKDTKERSALAKRLPGFSTVDRYLCKTSEQLLIRWGENLKATTKIFADCARASGLLYLLMILYDCGSLELSADEKKAAKADLDFVEASTPSVPATRQLTRLASGKRADSATDALDSISTSADSAAASQQQDEDSDYLDSPVSSLERFEVAERIQPIWKQIGRVLGPEPFKHYELHAFGEKGNDRERALEMLEAWAMKFGSRATRGQLIDAMIRFNYSTEVAEIFSVSH from the exons ATGAACGCTGAAGCGGATGTCAAAAGAACAGGCGAG TTTGGAAGATCTCCTTTGTTGGCTGCATGCGAGaatgacgttgaaattgtTAAACTGCTGattgacgctggagcggatgtcaACGAGGCAGACGAG TTTGGGAGATTTCCTTTGTTGGCTGCGTGTGAGAAAAGTGACATAGAGATCGTTAAATTGCTTATTCTCGCTGGAGCGGAGGTCCAAAAAACAGACGAG AATGGGAGATTTTCTTTGTTGGCTGCATGTGAATGTGAGAAGAGCGACGTAGAAATTGTTGATTTACTGATTGACGCTGGTGCGGAGGTCAATAGAGCAGACAAG TATGAGAGGTTTTCTCTGTTGGCTGCGTGTAGAAAGAATGACGTGGAAACTGCTAAATTACTGATTAacgctggagcggatgtcaGGAGGACGGACAAG TTTGGAACGTTTCCTTTGTTGGCTGCGTGCGAAAATAGTGCTATAGAGTGTGTTAAATTACTGATTGGTGCTGGAGTAGATATCAATAAGGCAGACCAG AAGTTGCTTTGGAGATTTCCTTTGTTGTTGGCTGCTTGTCAGAAAAGTGACGTACACTTTGTTAAAACGCTGATTGAAGCTGGAGTGGATGTCAATAAAGTAGCCAACGATCTCTTCAA GAAAGTTCCTTTGTTGGCAGCTTGTGAAAAGGGTGAGGTTGGAATTGTTCAAATACTGATTGACGCGGGAGCAGATCTGAATAAGACAGATGTG TATGGAATGTTTCCTTTGCTGGCTGCTTGTGAAAAGGGTGACGTTAAAATTGTGAAAATACTAATCAATGCTGGTGGAAACTGCAATGAAGCAGACGTG TACGGGATATTTCCTTTGCTGACGGCGTGTGAGAAGGGTAATGAGGAAATTGCTCAAAGACTGATAAACGCCGGAGCAGATGTCAATAAGCAAGTCGTG TATGGAATACTTCCTTGGTTGGTAGAGAATGAatttggtgacgtcaaaaatacaaaaagaTTGATTGACGCTGGAGCAGATGCTAATAAAGCAGACAAG ATTGGAAAATCTCCCTTGCTAGCGGCATGTgaaatcggcgacgtcaaaattgcaAAATCCCTTATTGAAGCAGGAGCGGATGTCAATAAGGCAGACGTG TCTGGTAAAGTTTCTTTGTCAACAGCATGTGGAAGAGgtgacgttgaaattgcGAAATTACTGATCGGCGCAGGAGCGGATGTCAATAAGGCAGACAAG CTTGAGAAAGCTCCTTTGTTAGTTGCATgtgaaaaaggtgacgttGAAATCGCAAAATTACTGATTGGCGCAGGAGCAGATATCAACAAGGCCGACAAG TTTAAAAAAACGCCTATATTAACAGTATGTAAAACTTTTGACGCAGAAATTGCAAAATTACTCATCAGCGCTGGAGCAGAAGTCGATAAG CACCTTTTTGCAGCTTGTGAGGAGGGTAATGATGAAATTGTGAAGTTACTTATTGGCGCAGGAGCAGATGTAAACAAGACAGACAAG TTTAAAAGCGCTCCTTTGTTAGCGGCATGTAAACAATGCAAG GTATATAGGTATACTGTTAAGTTACTGATTGACGCAGGAGGAGACGTCAATAAGGCGGACaag TTTGGGAACGTACCTTTGTTAGCAGCATgtgaaaaaggcgacgtaGATATTGCAAGACTACTGATCATCGCAGGCGCAGATGTCCATAAGGCCGACAAG TATTTGTTGGTCGCTTATCTAAAGGGTAATGTTAAACTTGTAAAGTTGCTGATCGACGCAGGAGGAGATGTCAATAAGGCAGACGAG TTTGGGAACGTACCCTTGTTAGCAGCATGTGAAGAAGGCGACGTAGAAATTGCAAACCTACTGATCAACGCAGGCGCAGATGTCCATAAGGCCGACAAG TATTTGTTGGTCGCTTATCTAAAGGGTAATTTTAAACTTTCAAAGTTACTGATCGACGCAGGAGGAGATGTCAATAAGGCAGACGAG TTCAAGAACGTACCCCTGTTAGTAGCATGTAAAAAAGGCGACATTGAATTTACAACAATGCTGATCAACGCTGGAGCAGATGTTAATAAAACAGACAAG AAGGGAAGAACTGCGTTGTACATTGCTTGTTCTAGTGGCAATTATTCAATTGGCGTATTTCTATTGAAATCTTGTCCAAATCTTGCTGAT TCCGGCAAATCAAGTCTTAAATTCATTCTACAAAGACACCAATTTTCTACTG AAATTTCAACGGTTGCTGTTAATCTTGTTAAGACAATTGTCACGCGATCACCTTTTCTCACAACTCTTCGGAATGAG GATGACTACCTTTATCATGATTTGCCTTGTCCTGTAGAACTTAAGCGTATTTTAGTTGGCTTTTGG attcaatATCAATATCGAGAGCTTTACGCGCAAGGCACAACAAAGCCGAACGCTGTTAAAGTTTGCGTTATTGGTGAAGCTAGAGCTGGCAAAACAACTCTTATAAAATCCTTGCGAAACGTCCACTGGACAGAGGGAGGCGATGACCGACGTACAGCCAgcgttgacgtcaccacaGCAAATATCGAATCTGTTGGAAAGCTTGTATTCTGCGATTTTGCAGGCCAGCCGTTTTTTCATAAAACGCACgggcttttcttttcgacaTCTTCAACGATCTTCCTTTTAGTTGTTGACGTTACTCTAGATGATGAGGAGCTAAGAAAATCAAGTCACTACTGGGCGTCATTTGTGAAATGCAGCGTGCCTCTTTCTGGAAAAGCACACGTTTTAGTAATTGGCAGCAGAAAAGATCTACTCTCTCAGTCGTCTTTGAAAACGGCCATAACGAATCTACAAAGTCTTCTCGCCTATCTCCAGAGTACCTTTGGGCGATGGTTTAATTTTTCTAAGAATGCGTTTATCTTAAATTGTCGTCAGCGACGCTCATTCGAAATGAGCCTATTTTTGCAAACTCTTCGTGAAGTGAAAATTCTTGCTCTTCAG GCTGCAGACGAAGTTCCACGCATTGTTGAAACGGCAAAGGAGACTCTTTTGCCACTTTTGCGAAATGTGGGCTGTACGAAGGCGTCACTGTTTCAAAAGTTCACTAGCTCTCTCTTGTCTGTGGTGTCCAACAGTCATGGACTTGCTCAAGACGTGCGACAAAATGTCATTTCTGTTTTAAAGAACTACGGTTTCATTTCCGATAGCAACAAG ATGAAAAAGCCCGCTTGTGTCCGGTTCATCAAAGCTGAcgtttttaaaaaaattatgtTGGAAAGTGTTTGTGCTGGCTTCTCGGAGCAGGTTCAAAGTCTTCTTGTTGAATTCTTACAAGCAATTGGAGAA ATTCTTGTTATCGGTGATACCGTTATATTGGATCCACCTTGGCTTTGTCAGAACGTTGTTGGCCCGCTCTTGTCTCCTAAGATTTTTCCAATTCATCTTGATTCCTCTTTATCTGGCACAGCCAGTAAAGAAAATATCCAGAGTGTCCTTGAGATTTTCAACAAGCGAAAGTGGGACGATGTCGACCATACAATCTCACTTCTGCGTCGTTTGGAAATCTGCTATCCGGTTTTAGAGCAAACAGAAACGTACCAATTTCCTGCGCTAATCGAGGAACACCGTCCACCTCACGCTTGGCGTAAAAACCCTGATATGACAGTCTACGTTGGACGCCGTTTAATGAGCGAAGAAATAACCGATATAATAACACCAGGAACTATGCCATTCATTCAAAGCAGCGCACGAAACGCTTCGTGCTTTCGTCCGTCAGAGCCTATCGTTTGGCAGGGTGGTCTATTGATCAAAAGGACTATTGGCTCTCATTTCGTTGAAGGAATGATTGTATTTCAGAATCGCGAAAAAGCGATGGATTTCATTGTTCGTGGTCCCGAGCATTCTGAGAAGCAATGCATGAAGCACCTACGCGATTTAATGGACGTAGGAATGGAAGTTCTTCTAGTAAAGAGTCCAGGAACGACTCGAACTCTTTGGTACATAAGCCGCACTGAGCTAGAGGCGCTCAAGGACTTTCCTCTTGCGCACAAATCGCAGACTGTTGAAGAGACGATAAAAATGTCAAAGTATTTGAACGCGAAAGTGTGCCAGAAAGGAATTGAAGACACATTGAAAGATCTCCTTGCTCTTCCGGACGATCATTTTACGTTTGTTCCTTACGAAGCTCGCTGCACCATCTGCGAATGTCTTGATAAGGATACCAAGGAAAGATCGGCATTGGCTAAACGTTTGCCGGGATTTTCGACAGTTGACAGATATCTGTGCAAAACTTCGGAGCAATTGCTTATTCGTTGGGGTGAAAACCTCAAAGCCACGACGAAAATTTTCGCGGACTGCGCTCGAGCGTCAGGCTTGTTGTATTTGCTTATGATTTTGTATGATTGTGGATCGCTCGAACTTTCTGCTGACGAG aaaaaagcTGCTAAAGCAGATTTAGACTTTGTTGAAGCCAGTACTCCGTCTGTTCCAGCAACAA GACAACTCACTCGCTTGGCATCAGGCAAGCGTGCCGACTCCGCTACAGATGCTTTGGACAGTATCTCGACTAGCGCGGATTCAG ctgcTGCTTCACAGCAACAAGACGAAG ATAGCGACTACCTTGATTCGCCGGTTTCTTCGCTAGAAAGATTCGAAGTCGCTGAGCGCATTCAACCTATCTGGAAACAAATTGGAAGAGTATTGGGACCGGAACCTTTCAAACACTATGAATTGCACGCATTTGGAGAAAAGGGAAACGATCGCGAGCGTGCCCTAGAAATGCTGGAAGCGTGGGCTATGAAGTTCGGCAGCAGAGCTACACGCGGGCAACTTATTGATGCGATGATACGCTTTAACTACTCAACCGAAGTGGCCGAAATATTTTCTG TTTCACACTGA
- the LOC136191064 gene encoding uncharacterized protein isoform X1, with amino-acid sequence MHRRKAAFLSAVSREDIGQVRRLVLEQYHHLECAHLSWTGLQPLQLACEKRYNDLALFLVENGAPISTEAFYWAYENRLSIVVVEMMTRSPQTGLLALLHACESKQVELAKVLIGAGASVNIADKRGRLPLLAACENGNPEIVKLLMNAEADVKRTGEFGRSPLLAACENDVEIVKLLIDAGADVNEADEFGRFPLLAACEKSDIEIVKLLILAGAEVQKTDENGRFSLLAACECEKSDVEIVDLLIDAGAEVNRADKYERFSLLAACRKNDVETAKLLINAGADVRRTDKFGTFPLLAACENSAIECVKLLIGAGVDINKADQKLLWRFPLLLAACQKSDVHFVKTLIEAGVDVNKVANDLFKKVPLLAACEKGEVGIVQILIDAGADLNKTDVYGMFPLLAACEKGDVKIVKILINAGGNCNEADVYGIFPLLTACEKGNEEIAQRLINAGADVNKQVVYGILPWLVENEFGDVKNTKRLIDAGADANKADKIGKSPLLAACEIGDVKIAKSLIEAGADVNKADVSGKVSLSTACGRGDVEIAKLLIGAGADVNKADKLEKAPLLVACEKGDVEIAKLLIGAGADINKADKFKKTPILTVCKTFDAEIAKLLISAGAEVDKHLFAACEEGNDEIVKLLIGAGADVNKTDKFKSAPLLAACKQCKVYRYTVKLLIDAGGDVNKADKFGNVPLLAACEKGDVDIARLLIIAGADVHKADKYLLVAYLKGNVKLVKLLIDAGGDVNKADEFGNVPLLAACEEGDVEIANLLINAGADVHKADKYLLVAYLKGNFKLSKLLIDAGGDVNKADEFKNVPLLVACKKGDIEFTTMLINAGADVNKTDKKGRTALYIACSSGNYSIGVFLLKSCPNLADSGKSSLKFILQRHQFSTEISTVAVNLVKTIVTRSPFLTTLRNEDDYLYHDLPCPVELKRILVGFWIQYQYRELYAQGTTKPNAVKVCVIGEARAGKTTLIKSLRNVHWTEGGDDRRTASVDVTTANIESVGKLVFCDFAGQPFFHKTHGLFFSTSSTIFLLVVDVTLDDEELRKSSHYWASFVKCSVPLSGKAHVLVIGSRKDLLSQSSLKTAITNLQSLLAYLQSTFGRWFNFSKNAFILNCRQRRSFEMSLFLQTLREVKILALQAADEVPRIVETAKETLLPLLRNVGCTKASLFQKFTSSLLSVVSNSHGLAQDVRQNVISVLKNYGFISDSNKMKKPACVRFIKADVFKKIMLESVCAGFSEQVQSLLVEFLQAIGEILVIGDTVILDPPWLCQNVVGPLLSPKIFPIHLDSSLSGTASKENIQSVLEIFNKRKWDDVDHTISLLRRLEICYPVLEQTETYQFPALIEEHRPPHAWRKNPDMTVYVGRRLMSEEITDIITPGTMPFIQSSARNASCFRPSEPIVWQGGLLIKRTIGSHFVEGMIVFQNREKAMDFIVRGPEHSEKQCMKHLRDLMDVGMEVLLVKSPGTTRTLWYISRTELEALKDFPLAHKSQTVEETIKMSKYLNAKVCQKGIEDTLKDLLALPDDHFTFVPYEARCTICECLDKDTKERSALAKRLPGFSTVDRYLCKTSEQLLIRWGENLKATTKIFADCARASGLLYLLMILYDCGSLELSADEKKAAKADLDFVEASTPSVPATRQLTRLASGKRADSATDALDSISTSADSAAASQQQDEDSDYLDSPVSSLERFEVAERIQPIWKQIGRVLGPEPFKHYELHAFGEKGNDRERALEMLEAWAMKFGSRATRGQLIDAMIRFNYSTEVAEIFSVSH; translated from the exons ATGCACCGACGAAAAGCTGCATTCCTTTCTGCCGTTAGTAGAGAAGACATTGGCCAAGTGAGAAGGCTTGTGCTCGAGCAATATCATCATCTCGAATGTGCACATCTCTCTTGGACGG GGTTGCAGCCGCTTCAATTGGCTTGTGAGAAGAGATACAATGATCTTGCTCTCTTTCTGGTTGAAAACGGAGCACCAATCAGCACG GAGGCGTTCTATTGGGCGTATGAGAACAGACTCTCAATTGTTGTCGTCGAAATGATGACTCGGAGCCCTCAG ACTGGGCTTTTGGCACTTTTGCATGCTTGTGAGAGCAAGCAGGTTGAACTAGCAAAAGTACTAATTGGCGCTGGTGCGAGCGTTAATATAGCAGACAAA CGTGGAAGACTTCCTCTGTTGGCTGCTTGCGAAAATGGTAACCCAGAAATTGTTAAACTCCTAATGAACGCTGAAGCGGATGTCAAAAGAACAGGCGAG TTTGGAAGATCTCCTTTGTTGGCTGCATGCGAGaatgacgttgaaattgtTAAACTGCTGattgacgctggagcggatgtcaACGAGGCAGACGAG TTTGGGAGATTTCCTTTGTTGGCTGCGTGTGAGAAAAGTGACATAGAGATCGTTAAATTGCTTATTCTCGCTGGAGCGGAGGTCCAAAAAACAGACGAG AATGGGAGATTTTCTTTGTTGGCTGCATGTGAATGTGAGAAGAGCGACGTAGAAATTGTTGATTTACTGATTGACGCTGGTGCGGAGGTCAATAGAGCAGACAAG TATGAGAGGTTTTCTCTGTTGGCTGCGTGTAGAAAGAATGACGTGGAAACTGCTAAATTACTGATTAacgctggagcggatgtcaGGAGGACGGACAAG TTTGGAACGTTTCCTTTGTTGGCTGCGTGCGAAAATAGTGCTATAGAGTGTGTTAAATTACTGATTGGTGCTGGAGTAGATATCAATAAGGCAGACCAG AAGTTGCTTTGGAGATTTCCTTTGTTGTTGGCTGCTTGTCAGAAAAGTGACGTACACTTTGTTAAAACGCTGATTGAAGCTGGAGTGGATGTCAATAAAGTAGCCAACGATCTCTTCAA GAAAGTTCCTTTGTTGGCAGCTTGTGAAAAGGGTGAGGTTGGAATTGTTCAAATACTGATTGACGCGGGAGCAGATCTGAATAAGACAGATGTG TATGGAATGTTTCCTTTGCTGGCTGCTTGTGAAAAGGGTGACGTTAAAATTGTGAAAATACTAATCAATGCTGGTGGAAACTGCAATGAAGCAGACGTG TACGGGATATTTCCTTTGCTGACGGCGTGTGAGAAGGGTAATGAGGAAATTGCTCAAAGACTGATAAACGCCGGAGCAGATGTCAATAAGCAAGTCGTG TATGGAATACTTCCTTGGTTGGTAGAGAATGAatttggtgacgtcaaaaatacaaaaagaTTGATTGACGCTGGAGCAGATGCTAATAAAGCAGACAAG ATTGGAAAATCTCCCTTGCTAGCGGCATGTgaaatcggcgacgtcaaaattgcaAAATCCCTTATTGAAGCAGGAGCGGATGTCAATAAGGCAGACGTG TCTGGTAAAGTTTCTTTGTCAACAGCATGTGGAAGAGgtgacgttgaaattgcGAAATTACTGATCGGCGCAGGAGCGGATGTCAATAAGGCAGACAAG CTTGAGAAAGCTCCTTTGTTAGTTGCATgtgaaaaaggtgacgttGAAATCGCAAAATTACTGATTGGCGCAGGAGCAGATATCAACAAGGCCGACAAG TTTAAAAAAACGCCTATATTAACAGTATGTAAAACTTTTGACGCAGAAATTGCAAAATTACTCATCAGCGCTGGAGCAGAAGTCGATAAG CACCTTTTTGCAGCTTGTGAGGAGGGTAATGATGAAATTGTGAAGTTACTTATTGGCGCAGGAGCAGATGTAAACAAGACAGACAAG TTTAAAAGCGCTCCTTTGTTAGCGGCATGTAAACAATGCAAG GTATATAGGTATACTGTTAAGTTACTGATTGACGCAGGAGGAGACGTCAATAAGGCGGACaag TTTGGGAACGTACCTTTGTTAGCAGCATgtgaaaaaggcgacgtaGATATTGCAAGACTACTGATCATCGCAGGCGCAGATGTCCATAAGGCCGACAAG TATTTGTTGGTCGCTTATCTAAAGGGTAATGTTAAACTTGTAAAGTTGCTGATCGACGCAGGAGGAGATGTCAATAAGGCAGACGAG TTTGGGAACGTACCCTTGTTAGCAGCATGTGAAGAAGGCGACGTAGAAATTGCAAACCTACTGATCAACGCAGGCGCAGATGTCCATAAGGCCGACAAG TATTTGTTGGTCGCTTATCTAAAGGGTAATTTTAAACTTTCAAAGTTACTGATCGACGCAGGAGGAGATGTCAATAAGGCAGACGAG TTCAAGAACGTACCCCTGTTAGTAGCATGTAAAAAAGGCGACATTGAATTTACAACAATGCTGATCAACGCTGGAGCAGATGTTAATAAAACAGACAAG AAGGGAAGAACTGCGTTGTACATTGCTTGTTCTAGTGGCAATTATTCAATTGGCGTATTTCTATTGAAATCTTGTCCAAATCTTGCTGAT TCCGGCAAATCAAGTCTTAAATTCATTCTACAAAGACACCAATTTTCTACTG AAATTTCAACGGTTGCTGTTAATCTTGTTAAGACAATTGTCACGCGATCACCTTTTCTCACAACTCTTCGGAATGAG GATGACTACCTTTATCATGATTTGCCTTGTCCTGTAGAACTTAAGCGTATTTTAGTTGGCTTTTGG attcaatATCAATATCGAGAGCTTTACGCGCAAGGCACAACAAAGCCGAACGCTGTTAAAGTTTGCGTTATTGGTGAAGCTAGAGCTGGCAAAACAACTCTTATAAAATCCTTGCGAAACGTCCACTGGACAGAGGGAGGCGATGACCGACGTACAGCCAgcgttgacgtcaccacaGCAAATATCGAATCTGTTGGAAAGCTTGTATTCTGCGATTTTGCAGGCCAGCCGTTTTTTCATAAAACGCACgggcttttcttttcgacaTCTTCAACGATCTTCCTTTTAGTTGTTGACGTTACTCTAGATGATGAGGAGCTAAGAAAATCAAGTCACTACTGGGCGTCATTTGTGAAATGCAGCGTGCCTCTTTCTGGAAAAGCACACGTTTTAGTAATTGGCAGCAGAAAAGATCTACTCTCTCAGTCGTCTTTGAAAACGGCCATAACGAATCTACAAAGTCTTCTCGCCTATCTCCAGAGTACCTTTGGGCGATGGTTTAATTTTTCTAAGAATGCGTTTATCTTAAATTGTCGTCAGCGACGCTCATTCGAAATGAGCCTATTTTTGCAAACTCTTCGTGAAGTGAAAATTCTTGCTCTTCAG GCTGCAGACGAAGTTCCACGCATTGTTGAAACGGCAAAGGAGACTCTTTTGCCACTTTTGCGAAATGTGGGCTGTACGAAGGCGTCACTGTTTCAAAAGTTCACTAGCTCTCTCTTGTCTGTGGTGTCCAACAGTCATGGACTTGCTCAAGACGTGCGACAAAATGTCATTTCTGTTTTAAAGAACTACGGTTTCATTTCCGATAGCAACAAG ATGAAAAAGCCCGCTTGTGTCCGGTTCATCAAAGCTGAcgtttttaaaaaaattatgtTGGAAAGTGTTTGTGCTGGCTTCTCGGAGCAGGTTCAAAGTCTTCTTGTTGAATTCTTACAAGCAATTGGAGAA ATTCTTGTTATCGGTGATACCGTTATATTGGATCCACCTTGGCTTTGTCAGAACGTTGTTGGCCCGCTCTTGTCTCCTAAGATTTTTCCAATTCATCTTGATTCCTCTTTATCTGGCACAGCCAGTAAAGAAAATATCCAGAGTGTCCTTGAGATTTTCAACAAGCGAAAGTGGGACGATGTCGACCATACAATCTCACTTCTGCGTCGTTTGGAAATCTGCTATCCGGTTTTAGAGCAAACAGAAACGTACCAATTTCCTGCGCTAATCGAGGAACACCGTCCACCTCACGCTTGGCGTAAAAACCCTGATATGACAGTCTACGTTGGACGCCGTTTAATGAGCGAAGAAATAACCGATATAATAACACCAGGAACTATGCCATTCATTCAAAGCAGCGCACGAAACGCTTCGTGCTTTCGTCCGTCAGAGCCTATCGTTTGGCAGGGTGGTCTATTGATCAAAAGGACTATTGGCTCTCATTTCGTTGAAGGAATGATTGTATTTCAGAATCGCGAAAAAGCGATGGATTTCATTGTTCGTGGTCCCGAGCATTCTGAGAAGCAATGCATGAAGCACCTACGCGATTTAATGGACGTAGGAATGGAAGTTCTTCTAGTAAAGAGTCCAGGAACGACTCGAACTCTTTGGTACATAAGCCGCACTGAGCTAGAGGCGCTCAAGGACTTTCCTCTTGCGCACAAATCGCAGACTGTTGAAGAGACGATAAAAATGTCAAAGTATTTGAACGCGAAAGTGTGCCAGAAAGGAATTGAAGACACATTGAAAGATCTCCTTGCTCTTCCGGACGATCATTTTACGTTTGTTCCTTACGAAGCTCGCTGCACCATCTGCGAATGTCTTGATAAGGATACCAAGGAAAGATCGGCATTGGCTAAACGTTTGCCGGGATTTTCGACAGTTGACAGATATCTGTGCAAAACTTCGGAGCAATTGCTTATTCGTTGGGGTGAAAACCTCAAAGCCACGACGAAAATTTTCGCGGACTGCGCTCGAGCGTCAGGCTTGTTGTATTTGCTTATGATTTTGTATGATTGTGGATCGCTCGAACTTTCTGCTGACGAG aaaaaagcTGCTAAAGCAGATTTAGACTTTGTTGAAGCCAGTACTCCGTCTGTTCCAGCAACAA GACAACTCACTCGCTTGGCATCAGGCAAGCGTGCCGACTCCGCTACAGATGCTTTGGACAGTATCTCGACTAGCGCGGATTCAG ctgcTGCTTCACAGCAACAAGACGAAG ATAGCGACTACCTTGATTCGCCGGTTTCTTCGCTAGAAAGATTCGAAGTCGCTGAGCGCATTCAACCTATCTGGAAACAAATTGGAAGAGTATTGGGACCGGAACCTTTCAAACACTATGAATTGCACGCATTTGGAGAAAAGGGAAACGATCGCGAGCGTGCCCTAGAAATGCTGGAAGCGTGGGCTATGAAGTTCGGCAGCAGAGCTACACGCGGGCAACTTATTGATGCGATGATACGCTTTAACTACTCAACCGAAGTGGCCGAAATATTTTCTG TTTCACACTGA